Proteins encoded by one window of Colletes latitarsis isolate SP2378_abdomen chromosome 5, iyColLati1, whole genome shotgun sequence:
- the LOC143341836 gene encoding uncharacterized protein LOC143341836 isoform X3, giving the protein MEQVFATADKLSKVIRNMQQCLQCTICLHTISEPMRTRCGHRFCRKCIQTVLQSKNALCPLCNTNLPRRGISKDECVEMYVNKLEELIEAVKLDSGIDISLHTARPQSTRESSSSDPMEPHKLDAEEHYGPSCSYVESSLKAPRTSQSKSCARTRKIVPRNSKGKKNSTEGSDITKFLNKYALSGIAVLPPDEFNGSEENSMDVKVQTWLESLPNDEPLDDPNKTQSMHDECNLDDTTMSSVSQIDKKAESDISRSTKVAVKTHRTYSKAENRRVLPSISRSNDDTKDQERTMDEPVLLQRGQHVDRTSPCDMLPSVKQNWSSVARFGKELRKKKRARKLKSLDVSIENKSNRYSRSLDEIEKEAIKSGPIRDTERDEEGNPSESMEKRLSNEQTPTKEKHNESMKETQAEGTSFIALKEGEHVHITDLNNSQMKDIIGVAGPSVDRRYESRTMPPKTSMEKAFVRSNNLSPDLLCGDSFLETEVIEQTPTCSRLSLKRRSTDPKSEESRKSNDVARLETVKRDLYREIDEDESTRTRLTSETKDKSEGSNRPDAGYAYSTSSNENRSKKEDRGQNKRFVTFKKLGKVYKHRKKRVTFLHLGSILPKSIHQEYSELRLQNPCNSSTLQGLSTQKLASECRFGNNTRISVNVTPQDEMESILPTEEEASAFVQPGPSNIASKPPGVLANLDESQYRATNDVLFVTMPDNEEKKPEVVRKIAPKTAIRMLSPKKDSQLKFLSLDSPTTDDPRVSKMAVSSAKRSNFSDIKGVHSRALILRSQQVRETSQSDSSSASDKKRKRVDGGDKLEGTKRKSMDAEDLQDGGSCHSGESFLSKATYVKRPEIIDTGTTTPKNVTVAKEFHSNSTIPSTKPLETVLLSSDTDTDSRESQEDEKKVFKRISTLRGSGTDSLELACLDNEVNSDQVAASQMTKRKRPLSSDSDCDMELNAIASNWYKDLNATERHAKKGKVEQTCAFSAFMHASRETKKDSLTSKIPNKVYTPIYRQPSTIDIGSSSDGRSFHVKRQETSSQNRGAFDSDSPDFGSTVDRIRDIQKLATESSDDKKDSDQRREAMMHDNFDEIMANVDTEAILNEYSKSKPRSLNKDDPELHKSCSSDKENKYKESELLNESFSDDEKTLTPGYANVVDRKRNPMHGDELQGRVSKESRKNTWDKSASDPLADNDKAAGNANMEATSYEQDSLMDVTQHYLQIKQFEEDLFGKSTNPKMQPDRKKETREQKTPTKNAVTGPFDAKRTDAEHSAEEDDIVENTPDDKAKASVQPTSATTKSSSSISPISRIGVKQFARTPSTVVGMNSRRSTPLCKRRIHPLCESTPIAQTSRKNNFEVGTKRTEDKGFKPATSTNDKRTTNVSGNTVQSFARQKLRFVCSGLGQAQIEHVKRLASIVNARYVTQFDPEVTHVIVKADKENNGASKTLKYLQGIAHRKWIVVDQWVTDCLKEKKLISEEPYEAVDSRTLEAGPRKSRLRHNNNLFEDFVFLFIGPYVDVTVEQYQELLRAIGATVVETVDALAVEKRRLKVIVVQANFYNYEIIGWYKKARAVPVAHDWVVECISQYKLISLYPYLQELARQEVLALNFPEFLVEQEDSDEDSDDPTNSDHAI; this is encoded by the exons AGTGCGTGGAAATGTACGTCAACAAATTAGAAGAACTAATCGAAGCAGTTAAACTGGACTCTGGCATCGACA TATCCTTGCACACCGCAAGACCACAAAGCACGCGGGAAAGCAGCTCGTCGGACCCCATGGAACCCCATAAACTCGACGCAGAGGAACACTATGGGCCAAGTTGTTCGTACGTCGAGTCGTCGTTGAAAGCACCGCGTACTTCTCAATCGAAAAGTTGCGCGCGAACGCGTAAAATTGTACCCAGAAACAGCAAGGGTAAGAAGAACAGCACCGAGGGCAGCGATATAACGAAATTTCTGAACAAATATGCCTTGTCGGGCATCGCTGTTCTGCCTCCTGACGAATTcaacggcagcgaggagaactcGATGGACGTCAAAGTACAAACTTGGCTGGAATCTTTGCCAAACGACGAACCGTTGGACGATCCTAACAAAACCCAATCGATGCACGACGAATGCAATCTCGACGACACCACGATGTCTTCCGTCTCCCAAATCGACAAGAAAGCCGAAAGCGACATTTCCAGATCGACGAAGGTTGCTGTTAAAACACATCGAACGTATTCTAAGGCGGAGAATCGAAGAGTACTTCCAAGTATATCGAGATCGAACGACGATACCAAAGATCAGGAGAGAACAATGGACGAACCAGTGCTGCTTCAACGAGGGCAGCATGTCGACAGGACGTCGCCGTGCGACATGCTGCCCTCGGTGAAGCAGAACTGGTCCAGCGTCGCGCGATTCGGCAAAGAATTGCGGAAAAAGAAGCGAGCGAGGAAGCTGAAGTCTTTGGACGTCAGCATCGAGAACAAGAGCAATAGATATTCGCGATcgctcgacgaaattgaaaaggaaGCCATCAAATCGGGACCAATTAGAGATACAGAGAGGGACGAGGAAGGTAATCCTTCCGAAAGCATGGAGAAGCGTCTGTCAAACGAGCAAACACCTACGAAAGAGAAACACAACGAATCTATGAAAGAGACCCAAGCTGAAGGGACGTCGTTCATCGCGCTGAAAGAAGGCGAGCACGTGCATATAACGGACTTGAACAATAGTCAGATGAAGGACATAATCGGTGTCGCTGGTCCGAGCGTGGATCGCAGATACGAAAGCAGAACGATGCCTCCGAAGACGTCGATGGAGAAGGCTTTCGTCCGATCGAACAACCTCAGTCCGGATTTGTTGTGCGGGGACAGCTTCTTGGAGACGGAGGTGATCGAGCAAACGCCCACCTGCAGCAGATTGTCTCTGAAACGACGAAGCACCGACCCTAAATCGGAAGAGTCTCGGAAATCGAACGACGTAGCGCGGCTGGAGACCGTGAAACGCGATTTGTATCGAGAAATAGATGAGGACGAGAGCACCAGGACGAGATTAACGTCGGAGACGAAGGACAAATCCGAGGGAAGCAATAGACCGGATGCTGGTTACGCGTACTCCACGAGTTCCAACGAAAATAGGAGCAAGAAAGAGGACAGAGGACAGAACAAACGTTTCGTTACGTTTAAAAAGTTGGGCAAGGTTTACAAACACCGTAAGAAACGCGTCACTTTCTTGCATTTGGGCTCGATCCTGCCGAAGTCGATTCACCAAGAGTATTCGGAGCTAAGGTTGCAAAATCCGTGCAATTCGTCGACATTGCAGGGCCTGAGTACTCAGAAACTAGCGTCTGAGTGTCGTTTCGGGAATAATACGCGAATCTCGGTGAACGTTACGCCGCAGGATGAAATGGAGAGTATTTTGCCAACAGAGGAAGAAGCTTCTGCGTTCGTTCAACCTGGACCATCGAATATCGCGTCGAAACCGCCAGGTGTATTGGCTAACCTAGACGAGAGTCAGTATCGAGCGACCAACGACGTACTTTTCGTAACCATGCCCGACAACGAGGAGAAGAAGCCTGAGGTTGTTAGAAAGATAGCGCCCAAAACCGCCATCAGGATGTTATCGCCGAAGAAGGACTCCCAGCTGAAGTTTCTTTCTTTGGATTCGCCCACCACCGACGATCCACGAGTATCCAAGATGGCTGTTTCCAGCGCGAAGAGGAGCAACTTCTCCGATATAAAGGGTGTGCATTCGAGGGCTCTGATACTCAGATCTCAGCAAGTACGCGAAACTTCGCAGTCCGATTCGTCTTCCGCGTCGGATAAAAAGCGGAAAAGGGTGGACGGCGGCGATAAGCTCGAAGGAACAAAGAGGAAATCGATGGACGCGGAAGATCTGCAAGATGGCGGCTCCTGTCATTCCGGCGAAAGTTTCTTATCGAAGGCTACGTACGTGAAACGGCCGGAGATCATTGATACCGGAACCACCACGCCAAAGAACGTTACGGTGGCTAAAGAATTCCACTCCAACTCGACTATTCCGAGCACCAAGCCCTTGGAAACGGTGTTGCTGAGCTCTGATACGGACACTGACAGTAGGGAGAGCCAGGAGGACGAGAAGAAGGTGTTCAAGAGGATTTCGACGTTGCGTGGTTCAGGCACGGATTCTCTGGAACTTGCCTGCTTGGACAACGAAGTAAACAGTGATCAGGTCGCAGCGTCTCAGATGACCAAACGGAAACGGCCGTTGTCTTCGGACTCCGACTGCGATATGGAGCTGAATGCGATAGCGAGCAATTGGTACAAGGACTTGAATGCAACCGAGAGGCACGCGAAGAAAGGAAAAGTGGAGCAAACTTGTGCTTTCTCGGCTTTCATGCACGCGTCCAGAGAGACGAAGAAAGACTCGTTAACGTCCAAGATACCCAACAAAGTCTATACCCCGATTTACAGACAACCATCTACGATCGACATTGGTTCGAGCTCCGATGGACGAAGCTTTCACGTTAAAAGGCAAGAAACTTCTTCTCAGAACAGAGGAGCGTTCGATTCCGATTCTCCGGACTTTGGCTCGACAGTGGACAGGATAAGAGATATACAAAAGCTCGCGACCGAGTCCAGCGACGATAAAAAAGATTCTGACCAGAGACGAGAGGCTATGATGCACGACAACTTCGACGAAATTATGGCCAACGTCGACACGGAAGCAATACTCAACGAGTATTCTAAGAGCAAGCCGCGATCCCTGAACAAGGACGATCCTGAGCTCCATAAATCTTGCAGTTCCGATAAGGAGAACAAATACAAGGAATCGGAGCTATTGAACGAAAGTTTCAGCGACGATGAGAAAACCCTGACGCCGGGATACGCGAACGTCGTTGATAGGAAGAGGAACCCGATGCACGGTGATGAATTGCAGGGGAGAGTGAGCAAAGAATCGAGGAAGAATACTTGGGACAAGTCGGCGAGCGATCCGTTAGCCGACAATGACAAAGCGGCGGGGAATGCAAACATGGAAGCGACGAGTTACGAGCAAGATTCTCTTATGGACGTCACGCAACATTATTTGCAAATTAAGCAATTCGAGGAGGATCTGTTTGGCAAATCGACGAACCCCAAGATGCAGCCTGATAGGAAGAAAGAGACGAGGGAACAAAAGACTCCGACCAAGAATGCGGTAACTGGACCCTTCGATGCGAAACGAAcg GACGCCGAACACTCGGCCGAAGAAGACGACATTGTCGAGAACACTCCTGACGACAAGGCGAAGGC CAGCGTCCAACCGACCAGCGCGACGACGAAAAGTAGTTCGAGCATATCGCCGATATCGAGGATCGGCGTGAAACAGTTCGCGAGGACTCCGTCGACGGTCGTTGGAATGAATTCGAGGAGGAGCACACCGCTTTGCAAGAGGAGGATCCATCCTCTTTGCGAGAGCACGCCGATAGCGCAGACGAGCAGGAAGAATAATTTCGAGGTcggcacgaagcgcacggaagaTAAGGGATTCAAGCCAGCGACGAGTACGAACGATAAACGAACGACGAACGTGTCGGGAAACACTGTACAAAGCTTTGCCAGGCAAAAGTTGCGTTTCGTTTGCAGCGGTCTGGGACAGGCTCAAATTGAACACGTGAAGAGGCTGGCAAGTATCGTGAACGCGCGATACGTGACTCAATTCGATCCCGAAGTGACGCACGTTATCGTAAAAGCTGACAAGGAGAATAACGGGGCGAGTAAAACGCTCAAGTACTTGCAAGGAATCGCTCATAGAAAATGGATCGTCGTGGACCAGTGGGTCACCGATTGCTTGAAGGAGAAGAAATTAATAAGCGAGGAACCCTACGAGGCGGTGGACAGCAGGACTCTCGAGGCTGGTCCTCGAAAGTCGCGGTTAAGGCATAACAATAATTTATTCGAAGACTTCGTGTTCCTCTTCATCGGACCCTACGTGGACGTCACCGTCGAACAGTATCAG GAGTTGTTACGTGCTATTGGTGCCACTGTGGTCGAAACCGTGGATGCCCTAGCCGTTGAAAAGAGGAGGTTGAAAGtcatcgtggtccaagccaactTTTACAACTACGAAATCATTG GCTGGTACAAGAAGGCTCGTGCTGTGCCAGTTGCCCACGATTGGGTAGTGGAGTGTATCAGTCAGTACAAACTGATATCCTTGTATCCATACCTGCAGGAGCTGGCGCGACAAGAAGTTCTAGCTTTAAATTTTCCAGAATTCCTCGTCGAACAAGAAGATTCTGACGAGGACTCGGACGATCCCACGAACAGCGACCACGCGATATAA
- the LOC143341836 gene encoding uncharacterized protein LOC143341836 isoform X1, translating into MEQVFATADKLSKVIRNMQQCLQCTICLHTISEPMRTRCGHRFCRKCIQTVLQSKNALCPLCNTNLPRRGISKDECVEMYVNKLEELIEAVKLDSGIDISLHTARPQSTRESSSSDPMEPHKLDAEEHYGPSCSYVESSLKAPRTSQSKSCARTRKIVPRNSKGKKNSTEGSDITKFLNKYALSGIAVLPPDEFNGSEENSMDVKVQTWLESLPNDEPLDDPNKTQSMHDECNLDDTTMSSVSQIDKKAESDISRSTKVAVKTHRTYSKAENRRVLPSISRSNDDTKDQERTMDEPVLLQRGQHVDRTSPCDMLPSVKQNWSSVARFGKELRKKKRARKLKSLDVSIENKSNRYSRSLDEIEKEAIKSGPIRDTERDEEGNPSESMEKRLSNEQTPTKEKHNESMKETQAEGTSFIALKEGEHVHITDLNNSQMKDIIGVAGPSVDRRYESRTMPPKTSMEKAFVRSNNLSPDLLCGDSFLETEVIEQTPTCSRLSLKRRSTDPKSEESRKSNDVARLETVKRDLYREIDEDESTRTRLTSETKDKSEGSNRPDAGYAYSTSSNENRSKKEDRGQNKRFVTFKKLGKVYKHRKKRVTFLHLGSILPKSIHQEYSELRLQNPCNSSTLQGLSTQKLASECRFGNNTRISVNVTPQDEMESILPTEEEASAFVQPGPSNIASKPPGVLANLDESQYRATNDVLFVTMPDNEEKKPEVVRKIAPKTAIRMLSPKKDSQLKFLSLDSPTTDDPRVSKMAVSSAKRSNFSDIKGVHSRALILRSQQVRETSQSDSSSASDKKRKRVDGGDKLEGTKRKSMDAEDLQDGGSCHSGESFLSKATYVKRPEIIDTGTTTPKNVTVAKEFHSNSTIPSTKPLETVLLSSDTDTDSRESQEDEKKVFKRISTLRGSGTDSLELACLDNEVNSDQVAASQMTKRKRPLSSDSDCDMELNAIASNWYKDLNATERHAKKGKVEQTCAFSAFMHASRETKKDSLTSKIPNKVYTPIYRQPSTIDIGSSSDGRSFHVKRQETSSQNRGAFDSDSPDFGSTVDRIRDIQKLATESSDDKKDSDQRREAMMHDNFDEIMANVDTEAILNEYSKSKPRSLNKDDPELHKSCSSDKENKYKESELLNESFSDDEKTLTPGYANVVDRKRNPMHGDELQGRVSKESRKNTWDKSASDPLADNDKAAGNANMEATSYEQDSLMDVTQHYLQIKQFEEDLFGKSTNPKMQPDRKKETREQKTPTKNAVTGPFDAKRTDAEHSAEEDDIVENTPDDKAKASVQPTSATTKSSSSISPISRIGVKQFARTPSTVVGMNSRRSTPLCKRRIHPLCESTPIAQTSRKNNFEVGTKRTEDKGFKPATSTNDKRTTNVSGNTVQSFARQKLRFVCSGLGQAQIEHVKRLASIVNARYVTQFDPEVTHVIVKADKENNGASKTLKYLQGIAHRKWIVVDQWVTDCLKEKKLISEEPYEAVDSRTLEAGPRKSRLRHNNNLFEDFVFLFIGPYVDVTVEQYQELLRAIGATVVETVDALAVEKRRLKVIVVQANFYNYEIIAGWYKKARAVPVAHDWVVECISQYKLISLYPYLQELARQEVLALNFPEFLVEQEDSDEDSDDPTNSDHAI; encoded by the exons AGTGCGTGGAAATGTACGTCAACAAATTAGAAGAACTAATCGAAGCAGTTAAACTGGACTCTGGCATCGACA TATCCTTGCACACCGCAAGACCACAAAGCACGCGGGAAAGCAGCTCGTCGGACCCCATGGAACCCCATAAACTCGACGCAGAGGAACACTATGGGCCAAGTTGTTCGTACGTCGAGTCGTCGTTGAAAGCACCGCGTACTTCTCAATCGAAAAGTTGCGCGCGAACGCGTAAAATTGTACCCAGAAACAGCAAGGGTAAGAAGAACAGCACCGAGGGCAGCGATATAACGAAATTTCTGAACAAATATGCCTTGTCGGGCATCGCTGTTCTGCCTCCTGACGAATTcaacggcagcgaggagaactcGATGGACGTCAAAGTACAAACTTGGCTGGAATCTTTGCCAAACGACGAACCGTTGGACGATCCTAACAAAACCCAATCGATGCACGACGAATGCAATCTCGACGACACCACGATGTCTTCCGTCTCCCAAATCGACAAGAAAGCCGAAAGCGACATTTCCAGATCGACGAAGGTTGCTGTTAAAACACATCGAACGTATTCTAAGGCGGAGAATCGAAGAGTACTTCCAAGTATATCGAGATCGAACGACGATACCAAAGATCAGGAGAGAACAATGGACGAACCAGTGCTGCTTCAACGAGGGCAGCATGTCGACAGGACGTCGCCGTGCGACATGCTGCCCTCGGTGAAGCAGAACTGGTCCAGCGTCGCGCGATTCGGCAAAGAATTGCGGAAAAAGAAGCGAGCGAGGAAGCTGAAGTCTTTGGACGTCAGCATCGAGAACAAGAGCAATAGATATTCGCGATcgctcgacgaaattgaaaaggaaGCCATCAAATCGGGACCAATTAGAGATACAGAGAGGGACGAGGAAGGTAATCCTTCCGAAAGCATGGAGAAGCGTCTGTCAAACGAGCAAACACCTACGAAAGAGAAACACAACGAATCTATGAAAGAGACCCAAGCTGAAGGGACGTCGTTCATCGCGCTGAAAGAAGGCGAGCACGTGCATATAACGGACTTGAACAATAGTCAGATGAAGGACATAATCGGTGTCGCTGGTCCGAGCGTGGATCGCAGATACGAAAGCAGAACGATGCCTCCGAAGACGTCGATGGAGAAGGCTTTCGTCCGATCGAACAACCTCAGTCCGGATTTGTTGTGCGGGGACAGCTTCTTGGAGACGGAGGTGATCGAGCAAACGCCCACCTGCAGCAGATTGTCTCTGAAACGACGAAGCACCGACCCTAAATCGGAAGAGTCTCGGAAATCGAACGACGTAGCGCGGCTGGAGACCGTGAAACGCGATTTGTATCGAGAAATAGATGAGGACGAGAGCACCAGGACGAGATTAACGTCGGAGACGAAGGACAAATCCGAGGGAAGCAATAGACCGGATGCTGGTTACGCGTACTCCACGAGTTCCAACGAAAATAGGAGCAAGAAAGAGGACAGAGGACAGAACAAACGTTTCGTTACGTTTAAAAAGTTGGGCAAGGTTTACAAACACCGTAAGAAACGCGTCACTTTCTTGCATTTGGGCTCGATCCTGCCGAAGTCGATTCACCAAGAGTATTCGGAGCTAAGGTTGCAAAATCCGTGCAATTCGTCGACATTGCAGGGCCTGAGTACTCAGAAACTAGCGTCTGAGTGTCGTTTCGGGAATAATACGCGAATCTCGGTGAACGTTACGCCGCAGGATGAAATGGAGAGTATTTTGCCAACAGAGGAAGAAGCTTCTGCGTTCGTTCAACCTGGACCATCGAATATCGCGTCGAAACCGCCAGGTGTATTGGCTAACCTAGACGAGAGTCAGTATCGAGCGACCAACGACGTACTTTTCGTAACCATGCCCGACAACGAGGAGAAGAAGCCTGAGGTTGTTAGAAAGATAGCGCCCAAAACCGCCATCAGGATGTTATCGCCGAAGAAGGACTCCCAGCTGAAGTTTCTTTCTTTGGATTCGCCCACCACCGACGATCCACGAGTATCCAAGATGGCTGTTTCCAGCGCGAAGAGGAGCAACTTCTCCGATATAAAGGGTGTGCATTCGAGGGCTCTGATACTCAGATCTCAGCAAGTACGCGAAACTTCGCAGTCCGATTCGTCTTCCGCGTCGGATAAAAAGCGGAAAAGGGTGGACGGCGGCGATAAGCTCGAAGGAACAAAGAGGAAATCGATGGACGCGGAAGATCTGCAAGATGGCGGCTCCTGTCATTCCGGCGAAAGTTTCTTATCGAAGGCTACGTACGTGAAACGGCCGGAGATCATTGATACCGGAACCACCACGCCAAAGAACGTTACGGTGGCTAAAGAATTCCACTCCAACTCGACTATTCCGAGCACCAAGCCCTTGGAAACGGTGTTGCTGAGCTCTGATACGGACACTGACAGTAGGGAGAGCCAGGAGGACGAGAAGAAGGTGTTCAAGAGGATTTCGACGTTGCGTGGTTCAGGCACGGATTCTCTGGAACTTGCCTGCTTGGACAACGAAGTAAACAGTGATCAGGTCGCAGCGTCTCAGATGACCAAACGGAAACGGCCGTTGTCTTCGGACTCCGACTGCGATATGGAGCTGAATGCGATAGCGAGCAATTGGTACAAGGACTTGAATGCAACCGAGAGGCACGCGAAGAAAGGAAAAGTGGAGCAAACTTGTGCTTTCTCGGCTTTCATGCACGCGTCCAGAGAGACGAAGAAAGACTCGTTAACGTCCAAGATACCCAACAAAGTCTATACCCCGATTTACAGACAACCATCTACGATCGACATTGGTTCGAGCTCCGATGGACGAAGCTTTCACGTTAAAAGGCAAGAAACTTCTTCTCAGAACAGAGGAGCGTTCGATTCCGATTCTCCGGACTTTGGCTCGACAGTGGACAGGATAAGAGATATACAAAAGCTCGCGACCGAGTCCAGCGACGATAAAAAAGATTCTGACCAGAGACGAGAGGCTATGATGCACGACAACTTCGACGAAATTATGGCCAACGTCGACACGGAAGCAATACTCAACGAGTATTCTAAGAGCAAGCCGCGATCCCTGAACAAGGACGATCCTGAGCTCCATAAATCTTGCAGTTCCGATAAGGAGAACAAATACAAGGAATCGGAGCTATTGAACGAAAGTTTCAGCGACGATGAGAAAACCCTGACGCCGGGATACGCGAACGTCGTTGATAGGAAGAGGAACCCGATGCACGGTGATGAATTGCAGGGGAGAGTGAGCAAAGAATCGAGGAAGAATACTTGGGACAAGTCGGCGAGCGATCCGTTAGCCGACAATGACAAAGCGGCGGGGAATGCAAACATGGAAGCGACGAGTTACGAGCAAGATTCTCTTATGGACGTCACGCAACATTATTTGCAAATTAAGCAATTCGAGGAGGATCTGTTTGGCAAATCGACGAACCCCAAGATGCAGCCTGATAGGAAGAAAGAGACGAGGGAACAAAAGACTCCGACCAAGAATGCGGTAACTGGACCCTTCGATGCGAAACGAAcg GACGCCGAACACTCGGCCGAAGAAGACGACATTGTCGAGAACACTCCTGACGACAAGGCGAAGGC CAGCGTCCAACCGACCAGCGCGACGACGAAAAGTAGTTCGAGCATATCGCCGATATCGAGGATCGGCGTGAAACAGTTCGCGAGGACTCCGTCGACGGTCGTTGGAATGAATTCGAGGAGGAGCACACCGCTTTGCAAGAGGAGGATCCATCCTCTTTGCGAGAGCACGCCGATAGCGCAGACGAGCAGGAAGAATAATTTCGAGGTcggcacgaagcgcacggaagaTAAGGGATTCAAGCCAGCGACGAGTACGAACGATAAACGAACGACGAACGTGTCGGGAAACACTGTACAAAGCTTTGCCAGGCAAAAGTTGCGTTTCGTTTGCAGCGGTCTGGGACAGGCTCAAATTGAACACGTGAAGAGGCTGGCAAGTATCGTGAACGCGCGATACGTGACTCAATTCGATCCCGAAGTGACGCACGTTATCGTAAAAGCTGACAAGGAGAATAACGGGGCGAGTAAAACGCTCAAGTACTTGCAAGGAATCGCTCATAGAAAATGGATCGTCGTGGACCAGTGGGTCACCGATTGCTTGAAGGAGAAGAAATTAATAAGCGAGGAACCCTACGAGGCGGTGGACAGCAGGACTCTCGAGGCTGGTCCTCGAAAGTCGCGGTTAAGGCATAACAATAATTTATTCGAAGACTTCGTGTTCCTCTTCATCGGACCCTACGTGGACGTCACCGTCGAACAGTATCAG GAGTTGTTACGTGCTATTGGTGCCACTGTGGTCGAAACCGTGGATGCCCTAGCCGTTGAAAAGAGGAGGTTGAAAGtcatcgtggtccaagccaactTTTACAACTACGAAATCATTG CAGGCTGGTACAAGAAGGCTCGTGCTGTGCCAGTTGCCCACGATTGGGTAGTGGAGTGTATCAGTCAGTACAAACTGATATCCTTGTATCCATACCTGCAGGAGCTGGCGCGACAAGAAGTTCTAGCTTTAAATTTTCCAGAATTCCTCGTCGAACAAGAAGATTCTGACGAGGACTCGGACGATCCCACGAACAGCGACCACGCGATATAA